A region of uncultured Anaeromusa sp. DNA encodes the following proteins:
- a CDS encoding FxLYD domain-containing protein, giving the protein MRRNKKESATQQAAYEEAALFLSSLEMLLWTMAAVLAVWLSYRVGLQYIEWIWLLFAAPFVVVVLVIRALQYLHKRMFQTEVPEMEQPASPAGYLRPDAQGVVSDAAGRRLLSLTGHSLEGSGGERVLRVDVGNQSGRTLEGVLLRALLYDRQEQLLGVVTAVGPKLEVGEVWRAEALVKARQAVRAVLCFQLDQGL; this is encoded by the coding sequence ATGCGCCGGAATAAAAAAGAAAGTGCAACGCAGCAAGCCGCCTATGAAGAGGCTGCCTTGTTTTTAAGTTCTTTGGAAATGCTGCTTTGGACGATGGCCGCCGTGCTGGCAGTATGGTTGTCTTATCGAGTGGGGCTGCAGTACATAGAATGGATTTGGCTGCTGTTTGCGGCACCTTTTGTCGTCGTGGTGTTGGTTATCCGCGCTTTGCAGTATTTGCATAAGAGGATGTTTCAAACGGAGGTGCCGGAAATGGAGCAGCCGGCGTCTCCAGCCGGATATTTGCGTCCGGATGCGCAGGGCGTTGTGAGCGATGCGGCAGGGCGGAGGCTCTTGTCTTTGACAGGACACAGCTTGGAAGGATCCGGAGGCGAGCGCGTCTTGCGGGTGGATGTTGGCAATCAGTCCGGTCGAACGCTAGAGGGCGTTTTGTTGCGAGCCTTGCTTTATGATCGGCAGGAGCAACTGCTTGGAGTTGTTACGGCGGTAGGGCCTAAGCTGGAGGTTGGCGAGGTATGGCGGGCTGAGGCATTGGTGAAGGCCCGACAGGCTGTAAGGGCAGTGCTTTGCTTTCAATTGGATCAAGGTCTGTAA
- a CDS encoding ABC transporter substrate binding protein → MRKLWRVFSCLLLVLSIFAVWDEEALVRAENLELKRVLILNSYGQSYKWTRSIVDGASAVLLGQGDRIELTVEDMDSKYVKEQAYFPLLKEVYAYKWRQKPFDLILASDDTALQFLLQYRQELFPQTPVVFCGVNDYAPEMLQGQESWYTGVAEVSDLKSTLETALHVQPQVRHVYVINDATNTGRAIEKEREVLQRQFPQLQFHSLEGKTMAELEEIVSSLGEDSIVLLLVFFEDAQGQAFSYQEAAARLTARSSVPIYGAWDFYLGHGILGGKLVSGFDQGRVAAQMAIRVLAGESPATIPVVRESMNRFQFDDLQLRRFGIAKEQLPSGSLIINRSYSDQKQVLVLYSYDPDMIWEQHVDEGLRKELAGDESIKLIHDYMDVRRNIMPEYLQHLYELYRTKYSQKHFDAIVAVDDAAYQFVQNYRQELFPGVPLVFAGVNDVSSVRALRPGDPVTGVVENIDLRGTLETITAVQPETKRIVVIQDTSSVSMLHRQQLEAEWPAFEGRLEKVYLDDLNMWELQERVASLRPEDVVLLLTFTQDRSNNVFTIEESCRLLAQKSSVPIYTPWDFYLGYGAFGGKISRGSEHGELTAQQLRRVLNGEDPRDIPVLWEAPSRHVFDYQMMKKFGFTEERLPQGSVLLNRPESFYEQYRHLVWGTGAVLACLLAVILSLYINIHTRKKTQEMLAVQADTDQLTGVFNRRRGLDELRRMHARSLERAAVMTIIFADANNLKKINDQYGHTDGDAAIITIAEVLKSSLRHNDVLCRLGGDEFLIILEECTLQQAEAFWERVEKALRKTNRERLTNLILSVSRGMAELNPQEPVSVEMLIHLADQRMYEHKREHKRIREMM, encoded by the coding sequence TTGCGGAAATTATGGCGAGTTTTTAGTTGCTTATTGCTTGTTCTAAGTATTTTCGCAGTTTGGGACGAAGAAGCGTTGGTGCGCGCGGAAAATTTAGAGTTAAAACGAGTACTGATTTTAAATTCGTATGGGCAAAGCTACAAATGGACGCGTAGTATTGTGGACGGAGCCTCTGCTGTATTGCTGGGACAAGGGGATCGTATTGAACTGACCGTAGAGGACATGGATAGTAAATATGTTAAAGAGCAGGCTTATTTTCCCTTGCTCAAAGAGGTGTACGCTTATAAATGGCGGCAGAAGCCGTTTGATCTGATTCTTGCTTCCGATGATACGGCTTTGCAGTTTTTGCTGCAGTATCGGCAAGAACTGTTTCCGCAAACGCCGGTCGTCTTTTGCGGCGTCAATGACTATGCGCCGGAAATGTTGCAGGGACAAGAGTCTTGGTATACGGGCGTAGCGGAAGTAAGCGATTTGAAAAGCACCCTCGAGACGGCGCTGCATGTGCAGCCTCAGGTGCGTCATGTATATGTTATTAATGACGCAACCAATACAGGCAGAGCCATTGAGAAAGAACGAGAAGTGCTGCAACGCCAATTTCCACAGTTGCAGTTTCATTCACTAGAAGGCAAAACGATGGCGGAACTGGAAGAAATAGTTTCGTCATTAGGGGAGGACAGCATTGTTTTGCTGCTGGTTTTTTTCGAAGACGCCCAAGGGCAGGCTTTTTCGTATCAAGAAGCAGCCGCGCGCTTAACAGCCCGGAGCAGTGTGCCCATTTATGGAGCTTGGGATTTTTATTTGGGCCATGGAATTTTGGGCGGCAAACTTGTCAGCGGTTTCGATCAAGGTCGTGTGGCGGCGCAGATGGCGATACGGGTGCTCGCGGGTGAATCTCCCGCGACAATTCCTGTAGTGCGGGAAAGCATGAACCGTTTTCAATTTGACGATCTTCAGTTGCGGCGCTTTGGTATTGCTAAGGAGCAGCTGCCCTCTGGTAGCTTGATTATTAATCGCTCGTACAGCGATCAAAAGCAGGTTCTGGTGCTGTATTCGTATGACCCGGATATGATTTGGGAGCAGCATGTGGATGAAGGGCTGCGCAAAGAGCTAGCAGGAGACGAATCGATCAAGTTAATTCACGACTATATGGATGTGCGACGCAATATTATGCCGGAATACTTGCAACATCTGTATGAACTGTATCGGACTAAATACAGTCAGAAACATTTTGATGCCATCGTGGCAGTGGATGATGCGGCGTATCAATTCGTGCAGAATTATCGACAAGAGCTATTTCCAGGCGTACCTCTAGTTTTTGCGGGGGTCAATGACGTTAGTTCGGTGCGTGCCTTGCGCCCGGGAGACCCGGTGACTGGCGTAGTGGAAAATATTGACTTGCGTGGCACACTGGAAACCATTACGGCGGTGCAGCCGGAAACGAAACGCATTGTGGTGATTCAAGATACCAGCTCTGTAAGTATGCTGCATCGCCAACAACTGGAGGCAGAGTGGCCGGCTTTTGAGGGGCGCTTGGAAAAGGTATATTTAGATGATTTGAACATGTGGGAATTGCAGGAACGGGTGGCATCGCTGCGTCCGGAGGATGTAGTACTGCTGCTTACATTTACGCAAGACCGTTCTAATAATGTCTTTACCATAGAGGAAAGCTGTCGGTTGTTGGCCCAAAAATCCAGTGTGCCCATTTATACGCCATGGGATTTTTATCTGGGCTACGGAGCTTTCGGCGGTAAAATCAGCCGGGGCAGCGAGCATGGCGAATTGACAGCGCAGCAATTGAGACGTGTTTTAAATGGTGAAGATCCTCGTGACATCCCGGTACTCTGGGAAGCTCCCAGCCGCCATGTTTTTGACTACCAGATGATGAAAAAATTTGGTTTTACGGAAGAACGCTTGCCTCAAGGAAGCGTGTTGCTTAATCGACCAGAGTCTTTTTATGAACAATATCGCCACTTGGTTTGGGGAACCGGAGCGGTGTTGGCGTGTTTGCTGGCAGTTATTTTGTCTTTGTATATCAATATTCATACTCGCAAAAAAACGCAGGAAATGTTGGCGGTCCAAGCGGATACGGACCAGCTTACAGGCGTTTTCAATCGGCGACGCGGACTTGACGAACTGCGGCGGATGCATGCGCGTTCGCTGGAACGCGCTGCGGTGATGACCATTATTTTCGCAGATGCTAATAATTTGAAAAAAATCAATGATCAATATGGTCATACCGACGGTGATGCGGCCATTATCACGATTGCGGAAGTACTGAAAAGCTCTCTGCGCCATAACGATGTTCTTTGTCGTTTGGGGGGAGACGAATTCCTAATCATTTTGGAGGAATGTACGCTGCAGCAGGCGGAAGCTTTTTGGGAGCGTGTAGAAAAAGCCTTGCGTAAAACGAATCGCGAACGCTTGACGAATCTGATTTTGAGTGTCAGCCGTGGGATGGCGGAACTAAATCCGCAAGAGCCGGTTTCGGTAGAAATGCTAATTCACTTGGCAGATCAGCGGATGTATGAACATAAGCGCGAGCACAAACGGATCCGGGAAATGATGTAG
- the thiM gene encoding hydroxyethylthiazole kinase: MVVLQQLWDLREKVRQERPLVYNLTNNVVTNVTANILLATGARPIMSEGAAEADALARAADALVLNIGTLHTRQITYFLKAGSYANEYGKPVVLDPVGVGATPYRDITVKQLLGEIKMALIRGNYGEISYLAGGGGVVNGVDTASTELPLESFKKFSIDTGAIVAATGKRDYMTDGKLLLASDTGHEWLQYVTGTGCALTSLMAAFTAVAQEETLLAATAAVTFYGAAAEKAAAKSKGPGSFAVKFIDALYNLDFKDFRHYSADKVQPTYEDTTKTDSEEEPQADDSKAAVDEKWMED; the protein is encoded by the coding sequence ATGGTCGTGTTGCAGCAACTTTGGGATTTGCGGGAAAAAGTGCGTCAAGAGCGCCCGCTGGTGTATAATCTGACAAATAATGTTGTAACCAATGTGACGGCGAATATCTTGCTGGCAACCGGCGCCAGGCCGATCATGTCAGAGGGAGCGGCAGAGGCGGATGCATTGGCAAGAGCGGCGGATGCACTGGTGTTGAATATCGGTACGCTGCATACTCGGCAGATTACATATTTTCTCAAGGCGGGCTCGTACGCCAATGAGTACGGCAAGCCGGTTGTATTGGATCCGGTGGGAGTGGGGGCTACGCCTTATCGGGACATTACGGTCAAGCAACTGCTGGGAGAAATTAAAATGGCCTTGATTCGAGGGAACTATGGCGAAATTTCTTATTTGGCCGGCGGCGGCGGCGTAGTAAATGGCGTGGATACCGCCAGTACGGAACTTCCTTTGGAATCGTTTAAAAAATTCTCTATAGACACCGGTGCTATTGTGGCGGCTACAGGCAAACGGGATTATATGACAGACGGAAAACTTTTGCTGGCTTCCGACACAGGGCACGAATGGTTGCAATATGTCACAGGCACAGGCTGTGCCCTAACTTCGCTGATGGCGGCTTTTACGGCGGTTGCGCAGGAGGAAACGTTACTGGCGGCAACTGCGGCGGTAACGTTTTATGGCGCGGCCGCGGAAAAAGCGGCGGCCAAAAGCAAAGGCCCCGGTTCTTTTGCCGTGAAGTTTATCGACGCCCTTTACAATTTGGATTTCAAGGATTTCCGTCACTACAGTGCGGATAAAGTGCAGCCCACTTACGAGGATACTACTAAGACAGATTCAGAAGAAGAACCGCAGGCAGACGACAGCAAGGCAGCGGTTGACGAAAAATGGATGGAGGATTGA
- a CDS encoding histidine phosphatase family protein: MELILMRHGKAEPAIPPMKDEERDLTEPGREKVIAAAQGLAGGLVDVSRLQIWTSSLARALSTASIVAEVLGVEELRLLPCLEEGKLPDLLQELTAVEEDAQVLIVGHEPYLSIWTEHLAGSTLPFKPATAACLTPCAGRSERWRLRWYAQAGILGCLGKK, encoded by the coding sequence ATGGAATTGATCCTGATGCGTCATGGGAAAGCAGAGCCGGCTATTCCGCCGATGAAAGACGAAGAACGAGATTTGACAGAGCCGGGACGGGAAAAGGTGATTGCTGCGGCGCAAGGCTTGGCCGGAGGCTTGGTGGACGTCAGCCGCCTGCAAATATGGACGAGTTCGTTGGCCAGGGCGTTGTCGACTGCCAGTATTGTGGCGGAAGTGCTAGGCGTGGAGGAACTGCGTCTGCTGCCCTGTCTAGAAGAAGGGAAACTGCCCGACCTGTTGCAAGAATTGACGGCGGTGGAGGAAGACGCACAAGTGTTGATAGTGGGTCATGAACCGTATTTGAGTATTTGGACGGAGCATTTAGCGGGTTCAACGTTGCCTTTTAAGCCGGCGACGGCTGCGTGTCTGACGCCTTGTGCCGGACGTAGCGAACGGTGGCGTCTGCGCTGGTATGCTCAGGCGGGTATCTTGGGCTGTCTGGGTAAGAAATAG
- a CDS encoding CHAD domain-containing protein, with amino-acid sequence METELKLQVAEPSCWQAILAWLPLLDGAGEIQSGRFRAIYYDTPAGALRKARMALRIRQENGRWMATLKGGGTSLGGLHQRQEWNVPLPRKQAPTLALFEDEEATALLAAALQAEEKDLSWQAVLETDFERTFLRVDLPDGSCVEVAADKGKILAAGRRTAILELELELVSGQESSLFSLGEALARRFPLLPASSSKFHRGLLLAGLAEANEEISLSCAAGTRVAMLHWLRMAVYWQEQFLRCPTEVRPVHQLRVSLRRMRSVLSFCRPFLEAEACRHYQEELHHWGEQLAGIRETDVLLATLAASGLDAGAGVLGALETDLSARRQVLAEDVARELAKGWSTPLVLALWQWLLSPAWAAEPTAPELTERLSKWLIKLRKVGDAADLTLQEELHDWRIQGKKVRYAFEFCLLQRLRLAPEMIETLVEIQDALGELHDIQVQHQLLMQWRDVPGTAWEAGFLAGWQEHERRRMLPDLKKLRKDFRRYVRRWLREHAG; translated from the coding sequence ATGGAAACCGAACTGAAGTTGCAGGTGGCGGAACCTAGCTGTTGGCAGGCGATCTTAGCCTGGTTGCCATTATTGGACGGTGCCGGTGAAATACAGAGCGGGCGTTTTCGGGCTATTTATTACGATACGCCAGCAGGCGCTTTACGCAAGGCGCGTATGGCGCTACGCATTCGCCAGGAAAACGGACGTTGGATGGCGACGTTGAAAGGTGGCGGCACCAGCTTAGGTGGTTTGCATCAACGGCAAGAATGGAATGTGCCTTTGCCGCGCAAACAGGCGCCGACGTTGGCGTTGTTTGAGGATGAAGAAGCAACTGCCTTACTGGCGGCCGCTTTGCAAGCAGAAGAGAAAGACTTGTCCTGGCAAGCAGTGCTGGAGACAGATTTTGAACGCACCTTTTTGCGTGTAGATCTTCCAGATGGAAGTTGTGTAGAGGTTGCTGCCGACAAAGGAAAAATTCTAGCTGCCGGGCGTCGAACTGCGATTTTGGAACTGGAACTGGAATTAGTGTCCGGTCAAGAAAGCTCTCTTTTTTCTCTGGGAGAGGCACTGGCTCGGCGTTTTCCTCTGCTGCCGGCTAGTAGCAGCAAGTTTCATCGGGGGTTATTGTTGGCGGGCTTGGCGGAAGCAAATGAGGAAATTTCGCTGAGCTGTGCGGCTGGGACTCGCGTGGCTATGTTACATTGGCTGCGTATGGCGGTATATTGGCAGGAACAGTTTTTGCGTTGCCCGACGGAAGTGCGGCCAGTACATCAGTTGCGTGTGTCCTTACGACGCATGCGCTCGGTGCTTTCCTTTTGTCGGCCTTTTTTGGAGGCCGAGGCGTGTCGGCATTATCAAGAAGAACTACATCATTGGGGTGAGCAACTGGCTGGCATAAGAGAAACCGATGTGCTGTTGGCGACCCTTGCCGCTAGCGGTTTAGATGCCGGGGCTGGGGTGCTTGGGGCTTTAGAAACAGATTTGTCCGCCCGGCGGCAAGTGCTGGCGGAAGATGTGGCTCGCGAATTGGCGAAGGGCTGGTCGACACCGTTGGTGCTTGCATTGTGGCAGTGGTTGTTGTCGCCGGCTTGGGCGGCGGAGCCAACCGCGCCCGAGCTGACAGAGCGGCTTTCAAAGTGGTTGATCAAGCTGCGCAAAGTGGGCGATGCGGCGGATCTTACGTTGCAGGAAGAACTGCATGACTGGCGCATTCAAGGGAAAAAGGTGCGTTATGCTTTTGAATTCTGCTTATTGCAGCGGCTGCGTCTGGCCCCGGAAATGATTGAAACGCTGGTGGAAATTCAGGATGCCCTAGGGGAGCTCCATGACATTCAAGTGCAGCATCAATTGTTGATGCAATGGAGGGATGTCCCTGGTACGGCATGGGAGGCCGGATTTTTGGCCGGTTGGCAGGAGCATGAACGGCGGCGCATGCTGCCGGATTTAAAGAAGCTGCGGAAGGATTTTCGCCGCTATGTCCGGCGGTGGTTGAGAGAACACGCCGGTTAG
- the rpoN gene encoding RNA polymerase factor sigma-54 — translation MNLQLSTQLRQQLTLTPALCQSLAVLQMAALELEQNLQQQAEENPLLEWEEGAPPDYEALARYLDTPGTAAGTAPTVDDEEMPPPWERSAAEQALTLATFLEKQLVESGCPQEIKPLVRFFIGCLDERGYLTVSMEEAMACLERDAEEVEAALFWLQSLEPAGVGAFGLEGCLLLQLQRQGAGASLAAKLIEKELLDDVAQGRWKRLTQALACTQSELDGALHQLRSLDPRPGRAFATAETVYVLPDVRIERQGDEFRVEVAMPWKGLTISQEYRKMVAGGGAAVKEFVQGRLNAALQLLKSLDQRRQTLQTLAEILVQRQEEFFLRGRRHMKPLSMRQMADELGVHESTVSRTVAGKYALTPHGLLPLRDFFPAAAFAVGGENVVADGVKERIRALIQEEPQGEPLSDQKLCEMLSEEGIPISRRTVAKYREEMHIPSSSKRKRK, via the coding sequence ATGAATCTTCAACTTTCGACACAATTAAGACAGCAACTGACGCTGACGCCTGCTTTATGTCAGTCTTTAGCGGTATTGCAGATGGCTGCGCTGGAATTGGAACAGAATTTACAGCAACAGGCGGAAGAAAATCCTCTCCTAGAGTGGGAAGAAGGTGCGCCACCGGATTATGAGGCATTGGCTCGTTATTTGGATACTCCCGGAACGGCGGCAGGAACGGCGCCAACGGTTGATGATGAAGAAATGCCGCCGCCTTGGGAACGATCTGCGGCAGAGCAAGCGCTAACTTTGGCCACTTTTCTGGAAAAACAGCTGGTAGAAAGCGGTTGCCCGCAAGAAATTAAGCCGTTGGTACGTTTTTTTATCGGCTGTCTGGATGAGCGGGGATATCTGACAGTCAGTATGGAGGAAGCGATGGCTTGTCTGGAGCGCGATGCCGAAGAGGTGGAGGCTGCGTTGTTTTGGCTGCAGTCGTTGGAACCTGCCGGCGTAGGGGCGTTCGGACTAGAAGGCTGTTTGTTGCTACAGTTGCAGCGTCAGGGAGCGGGCGCATCGTTGGCGGCTAAGTTGATTGAAAAAGAGCTTTTGGATGATGTGGCTCAAGGGCGTTGGAAGCGGCTGACGCAGGCGTTGGCTTGTACGCAGTCGGAACTTGATGGAGCACTGCATCAGCTGCGTTCCTTGGATCCGCGGCCGGGTAGGGCATTTGCTACAGCGGAAACCGTCTATGTATTGCCGGATGTGCGCATTGAAAGGCAGGGCGATGAATTTCGTGTGGAAGTGGCGATGCCCTGGAAAGGGCTGACTATTAGTCAGGAATACCGCAAAATGGTCGCTGGCGGTGGCGCGGCGGTTAAGGAATTTGTGCAAGGACGGCTGAACGCAGCGCTGCAGCTTTTGAAGAGCTTGGATCAGCGGCGGCAGACGTTGCAAACATTGGCGGAAATCTTGGTGCAGCGTCAGGAAGAATTTTTCTTGCGCGGCAGGCGGCATATGAAGCCTTTATCCATGCGACAGATGGCGGATGAACTGGGTGTACATGAGTCAACGGTTAGCCGGACAGTGGCAGGAAAATACGCCTTGACGCCGCATGGCTTGCTGCCGTTGCGCGACTTTTTTCCAGCTGCGGCTTTTGCCGTAGGCGGGGAAAATGTTGTCGCTGACGGCGTTAAGGAGCGTATTCGCGCCTTGATTCAAGAAGAGCCGCAGGGAGAGCCACTGAGCGATCAAAAACTTTGCGAAATGCTGAGCGAAGAGGGAATTCCTATTTCCCGCCGTACTGTTGCCAAATATCGCGAAGAAATGCATATACCCTCGTCCTCCAAAAGGAAGAGAAAATGA
- a CDS encoding DUF116 domain-containing protein: MASAQNQYDEKTLRDSNSLRYCIVTTPQFWVGRHQEIRQELQEESCRAQGVTYGRRITGGDIMCLQRGDFFCELHCEKKAPNLSVWLQERLIALGDAWRFGWEEWNGAGGLYCQGKEVGRLGWTEEGGWTVQLLFYGSAPDAASWLKYLRLPREKRLGREMASWQQQLGCLWPDLTEEKKERLLCEALEIAFGVKPARTLSRVAAAPPFRFKDAAQEMASLRQEREWLAVGMSWQQGVLEQVRLRGNSSWDSALQEERLERSLRHVSGEAVAALLETKAAVKLSWGGISAAQVAGLVRACAAQHVWRQYLGGPWTPAKFRWVGVEADWSVERMRQALQRETPMLLLPYCAKPAACTWRRRDGCSACGGCGLGRLWAMAKAWGWQVKTIQNYEQLEATVVRLRESGASLFLGVCCPLFTEKHHLDFLRLQLPGLLLMLDHSACYDQGCEDEAHQGEYEVQAELDDQVQAILLETLRQVQAKGEIEDGKTYVV, encoded by the coding sequence ATGGCTTCAGCTCAGAACCAATATGATGAAAAAACGCTGAGAGATTCGAATTCATTGCGGTATTGTATTGTAACTACACCGCAGTTTTGGGTGGGGCGGCACCAGGAAATCCGCCAAGAGCTGCAGGAAGAAAGCTGTCGCGCGCAAGGTGTAACGTATGGAAGGCGAATTACCGGCGGCGATATTATGTGTTTGCAGCGAGGCGATTTTTTTTGTGAGCTTCATTGCGAGAAAAAGGCTCCTAACTTGTCTGTATGGCTGCAAGAGCGTTTGATCGCGCTGGGAGACGCTTGGCGGTTTGGCTGGGAAGAATGGAATGGCGCAGGTGGCTTATACTGCCAAGGGAAAGAAGTGGGCCGCCTAGGTTGGACGGAAGAAGGCGGCTGGACGGTGCAACTGCTTTTCTACGGGAGTGCGCCGGACGCTGCCTCCTGGCTGAAGTATCTTCGCCTGCCACGGGAAAAACGTCTTGGTAGAGAAATGGCTTCTTGGCAACAGCAGTTGGGCTGTCTTTGGCCGGATTTGACGGAAGAAAAGAAGGAGCGATTGTTGTGTGAAGCTTTGGAAATAGCTTTTGGCGTCAAGCCTGCAAGAACGCTTTCCCGCGTTGCTGCCGCTCCGCCGTTCCGATTCAAAGATGCGGCTCAGGAAATGGCTTCTCTGCGCCAAGAAAGAGAATGGTTAGCTGTGGGCATGAGCTGGCAACAAGGGGTGCTTGAACAGGTGCGCCTACGGGGCAATTCTTCCTGGGACAGTGCCTTGCAAGAAGAACGGTTAGAGCGCAGTCTGCGACATGTATCTGGCGAGGCAGTCGCGGCTTTGCTGGAGACGAAGGCTGCAGTGAAACTGTCGTGGGGAGGGATTTCGGCAGCGCAAGTTGCTGGTTTGGTACGTGCGTGCGCAGCCCAGCATGTCTGGCGTCAATACTTGGGGGGACCTTGGACGCCTGCAAAGTTTCGCTGGGTTGGGGTGGAGGCGGACTGGAGCGTGGAGCGGATGAGGCAGGCTTTGCAGCGAGAAACGCCAATGCTGCTACTTCCTTATTGCGCGAAGCCTGCGGCTTGCACCTGGCGGCGCCGTGACGGCTGCAGCGCCTGCGGCGGCTGTGGCTTGGGTCGTCTTTGGGCGATGGCTAAAGCCTGGGGGTGGCAAGTAAAGACCATTCAAAATTACGAACAGTTAGAGGCAACAGTTGTAAGATTGCGCGAAAGCGGCGCGTCTTTGTTTTTGGGCGTATGTTGTCCTCTTTTTACGGAAAAGCACCATCTTGATTTTTTGCGGTTGCAGCTGCCTGGATTGCTGCTGATGTTGGACCATTCAGCATGTTACGATCAAGGATGTGAAGACGAAGCGCATCAAGGGGAGTATGAGGTGCAGGCGGAGTTGGACGATCAAGTGCAGGCAATCTTGCTGGAGACGCTGCGGCAAGTGCAGGCGAAGGGAGAGATAGAAGATGGAAAAACGTATGTTGTATAA
- a CDS encoding sigma 54-interacting transcriptional regulator, with translation MEKRMLYKYWQDFQTEGLLSAEVPAPLQISWLRCRSQGLDPWEELPGDHVEPEELEERIKKNQRLLELAQPILREAVRLAEVDNFAMSLLDPEGVILGTAMSSQAKQVPLIQTNNTRGFRCDEANIGTTAVSFCLDTGKPARVRGPEHYCRCYHEMACSAAPIRNSAGELLAILRVSELVEDESQCAISIVSIAAKTLEISLRMQEAQVHYERQNRIQSMIVESMSDGMLTVDSKGFVTFMNRMGGKILGVDAQTSIGKHISELVDFNPVILGVLETGKGYVDKEFRLEGKKQTLHFIKSAIPLWDEHGQLIGAVDVFREIKRVRNMVNRMTGAQAVFTMGDLISESAGMHKVKRLARLAASSDSTVLIAGESGTGKEVLAQAIHNWSARKEGAFVAINCGAIPRDLIESELFGYEEGAFTGARHGGRPGKFEMAHGGTLFLDEIGDMPYDMQVKLLRVLQQRKLVRVGGSQVIPIDVRIIVATNRNLWQMVQEKAFREDLYYRINVMDIHLPPLREREGDLELLLQYFLEKMSLPQGKEKKLLPEAKALLCSWRWPGNIRELANAVEHAFWMSGDEDIGPEHLPRLLQQQLDCKAAVNGILSLRETERRAIIAALLWAEGNVSKAARQLGIGRNTLYAKMREYNLDAQGQEPTNCAEMEHC, from the coding sequence ATGGAAAAACGTATGTTGTATAAGTACTGGCAAGATTTTCAAACAGAAGGGTTGCTTTCTGCGGAGGTGCCGGCACCCTTGCAGATATCGTGGCTGCGCTGCCGTTCGCAAGGATTGGATCCTTGGGAAGAGTTGCCTGGCGATCATGTGGAACCGGAAGAATTGGAAGAACGGATAAAGAAAAATCAGCGTTTGTTGGAGTTGGCGCAACCTATTTTGCGTGAGGCAGTACGTTTGGCGGAAGTGGATAATTTTGCGATGTCTCTTTTGGATCCGGAGGGAGTTATCTTAGGAACGGCCATGAGCTCTCAAGCCAAGCAGGTGCCGTTGATTCAGACGAATAATACAAGGGGCTTTCGCTGCGATGAAGCAAATATCGGCACGACGGCAGTTTCTTTCTGTCTAGATACGGGCAAGCCTGCCAGGGTGCGCGGCCCGGAGCATTACTGTCGCTGCTACCACGAAATGGCGTGCTCAGCGGCGCCTATCCGCAATTCCGCCGGTGAATTGCTGGCTATTCTACGAGTGAGCGAGCTGGTGGAAGATGAAAGTCAATGCGCTATCAGCATTGTTAGTATTGCTGCTAAGACGTTAGAAATCAGCCTACGCATGCAGGAAGCGCAAGTGCACTACGAGCGGCAGAATCGCATTCAAAGCATGATTGTAGAATCCATGTCAGACGGCATGTTGACTGTAGACAGTAAAGGGTTTGTTACCTTTATGAACCGCATGGGCGGCAAGATTCTTGGCGTGGACGCGCAGACAAGTATTGGCAAGCATATTTCCGAACTCGTGGATTTTAACCCTGTAATTTTGGGGGTGTTAGAAACCGGCAAAGGGTATGTTGATAAAGAGTTTCGCTTAGAAGGTAAAAAGCAGACGTTGCATTTTATTAAAAGCGCGATTCCTCTTTGGGACGAGCATGGGCAGCTGATTGGCGCAGTAGATGTGTTTCGCGAAATCAAGCGGGTCCGCAACATGGTCAATCGCATGACTGGCGCTCAGGCCGTATTTACTATGGGTGATTTGATCAGTGAAAGCGCAGGTATGCACAAGGTCAAGCGCTTAGCGCGCTTGGCGGCCAGTAGCGATAGTACCGTCTTAATTGCTGGTGAAAGCGGTACAGGTAAGGAAGTGTTGGCCCAGGCCATTCATAACTGGAGCGCTCGCAAGGAAGGTGCCTTTGTGGCTATTAACTGCGGCGCTATTCCGCGAGACCTGATTGAAAGTGAACTTTTCGGCTATGAAGAAGGCGCTTTTACCGGCGCGCGCCACGGAGGCAGGCCAGGTAAATTTGAAATGGCTCATGGGGGTACGCTGTTTTTAGACGAAATTGGCGACATGCCCTATGATATGCAAGTAAAGCTTTTGAGGGTATTGCAGCAACGCAAGTTGGTTCGCGTGGGCGGTTCGCAAGTGATTCCTATTGATGTGCGCATCATTGTGGCGACGAATCGTAATTTGTGGCAAATGGTGCAGGAGAAAGCGTTTAGAGAAGATCTGTACTATCGGATCAATGTTATGGATATCCACCTGCCTCCCTTGCGAGAGAGAGAAGGTGACCTGGAACTTTTGCTCCAGTATTTCTTAGAAAAGATGTCTCTGCCGCAGGGGAAAGAAAAGAAATTACTGCCTGAAGCCAAGGCGCTTCTTTGTTCTTGGCGTTGGCCAGGGAATATTCGTGAACTGGCTAATGCGGTGGAGCATGCCTTTTGGATGTCTGGCGATGAAGATATAGGACCAGAGCACTTACCGCGCTTGTTGCAGCAGCAACTGGACTGCAAAGCTGCTGTGAATGGGATTCTTTCATTGCGGGAGACTGAACGAAGGGCTATTATAGCGGCGCTGCTTTGGGCGGAAGGCAATGTATCCAAAGCGGCCCGACAGTTGGGGATTGGCAGAAACACGCTGTATGCTAAAATGCGGGAGTATAATTTGGATGCTCAAGGACAAGAACCAACGAACTGTGCGGAAATGGAACACTGTTAA